CGCAGCCTGCCCGACGGCCTGACGGCACGCATCGACCGCCAGGCCCTGCGCGTCCCTCCGATCTTCCGCCTGCTGCAGTGCGAGGGGGGGCTGGACGAGGACGCGATGTTCCGGATCTTCAACATGGGCGTGGGGATGACCGCGGTCGTCGGCCCGGAGGACGCGGCCGCGGCCGTACGGGTGCTGCGCGAGAACGGGGTAGAGGCGTACCCGATTGGCACGGTCGTTCCGGGCACGGAGGGCGTCGTGCTGTGCTGAGCGCGCGGATTGCCGTGCTGGTCTCGGGCGGGGGGACCAATCTCCAGGCGCTCCTGGACGCCCGGGCCGAGGGCCGCCTGCGGAGCGGCAGCATCGTCCTGGTCCTCTCCAGCCGCGGTGACGCCCGAGCCCTGGGCCGGGCCCGCGCCCACGGCGTGCGGGCCGAGGCCGTCGAGCGACGCGCCTTCCCCGACGCGGCGTCGTTCGAGCGGCGTCTGCTGGAGCTGCTGGACGAGGAGCGCATCGACGTCGTGGTCCTGGCGGGGTTCCTGCAGATCCTGAGCGGCGCCTTCGTCGCCCGCTACGCGGGACGGATCGTGAACGTCCACCCCTCGCTGATCCCGTCCTTCTGCGGGCGCGGGCTCTACGGACTGAAGGTCCATAAAGCGGCGCTGGACGCAGGGGTCCGGATCACCGGCGCGACGGTCCACCTCGTGGACGAGACGCCCGACGGCGGCCCCATCCTGATGCAGAAGGCCGTGGAGGTGCTGCCGGACGACACGCCGGAGACGCTCCAGCGCCGCGTGATGGAACAGGCCGAATGGCGCCTGCTGCCCGAGGCGGTCGAAAGGCTCTGCAGAGACCTTGGGGCTCCGCCCCAAACCTCGCCAAGGGAGCAAGCCCCCTTGGAACCCCTTCTATCCTTCCCGAGGGGGGGCAACGCCCCCCCTCGGGAAGGATCAATGGGGGTGCAGGGGGACACGTTCCCCTGCCAGGGGGTATGGGGGACGGAGTCCCCCAATCCCGGCAGCCTTACGGTGCTTCTGGGCGGCAACCGGTATCCGGGCCGGGGCATCATCCTGGGTTGTGCTCCGGACGGGCGCGCCGTCCTGGCCTATTTCATCATGGGCCGCAGTGCGGCCAGCCGCGGCCGCGTCCTCGAGCGGTCGGGGGACGACTTGGTAATCCGGCTCCTGAGCCCCGAGCGGGTCGCGGACCCCTCGCTGATCCTCTACGCCCCCATCCGCGTCTGCGGGGAGCACGTCGTCGTGACGAACGGGGACCAGACGGAGACGGTCTGCGAGGCGCTGCGGAACGGAAGCACCTTCGAGTCGGCCCTGCGCACGCGGAGCTACGAGCCCGACGCGCCGCACTTCACGCCGCGCATCAGCGGACTGCTGACCTTCGCGCCCTCGGCTCCATCGAAGGGGGGACCAGGCTTCGGGTACCGTCTGAGCATCCTCAAGGCCGGTGGAGCCGGGGAATGCCTCCGCCAGTTCTTCGAGTACGAGGCCGTACCGGCCGCCGGCCGCCTCATCCACACCTATGCCGGGGACGGCGACCCTCTGCCGAGCTTCGGGGGCGAGCCCCGAGCGGTGCCGATCCCCGCGGACATCGAGGCGTTCTCCCGCGGCCTCTGGGACGCGCTGGACGCGGAAAACCGGGTGGCGCTCTGCGTGCGGTACCTTACGGCGAACGGGCGGGGCTGCGAGGAGCGGCTGTTCGATCGGCATGGGAAGGAGGAGAGGCTTTGAAGGAGCTGCAACTCAAGTACGGCTGCAACCCCAACCAGGTCCCGGCGCGGCTCTTCGTGGAGGAGGGGGAGCTCCCGTTCGAAGTGCTGAACGGCCGCCCGGGCTACATCAATTTTCTGGACGCCCTGAACGGCTGGCAGCTCGTCCGGGAGCTGCGTAAGACGCTCGCGATGCCCGCCGCGGCCTCGTTCAAGCACGTCAGCCCCGCGGGCGCGGCGCTGGGGATACCGCTCGACGAGGCGGAAAAGCGCCTGTTCCTCACCGACCTCCCCGGACTGGACGAATCCCCGTTGGCCTGCGCCTATGTCCGGGCGCGGGGGACCGACCGGATGTCGTCGTTCGGGGACTGGATCGCGCTGAGCGACCCGTGCGACGCGGTCACGGCGTCGGTGATCCGGCGCGAGGTCTCGGATGGGGTCGTCGCACCCGGCTACTCCGACGAGGCGCTCGCGATCCTGCGGGAGAAGCGGAACGGGAATTATGCCGTCGTGCGGATGGACCCGGGCTGGGAGCCCCCGCTCCTGGAGCGGCGCGACGTGTTCGGCGTCACGTTCGAGCAGCGGCGCAACGACGCGGTGGTCGACCCCGCGGTCTTCGACAGGCCCGTGGCGCGCCTCCGGGACATCCCGGAGGCCGCGCGGCGCGACCTGACCCTGGCCCTGCTCGTGCTCAAGTACACGCAGTCCAACTCTGTTTGCACCGCGCGCGGCGGCCAGACGCTGGGGGTCGGTGCGGGGCAGCAGTCGCGCGTACACTGCACCCGCCTGGCGGGGGACAAGACGGACGTTCGGCTGCTGCGTGCCCACCCGAAGGTCCTGGACCTGCCGTTCCGCGCGGACCTGGCCCGGCCGGACCGGGACAACGCTATAAACGTCTACCTCTCGCCTGCCCCCGAGGACGTCCTGGCCGAGGGATACTGGCAGCGCTGCTTCGATCGGCGGCCGGACCCGCTGACGCCGGAGGAGCGGCGCGCCTGGCTGAGCGGCATGAGCGGCGTCTCGCTCGCGAGCGACGCCTTCTTCCCGTTCCCCGACAACGTGGAGCGGGCGCGGCGCAGCGGCGTCTCGTACATAGCCCAGCCGGGCGGCTCGATCCGCGACGACGCGGTGATCGAGGCGTGCGACCGGTATGGGATTGCGATGGTGATGACCGGACAGAGATTGTTTCACCACTAAAAAATGATTCCGCTTCTAAATCACACGTAGACGAGGCGGCTTTTGCGAGACGCAGCGAATAAGCAGAGAGCCGGCGAAGCATGAGCCGTGCGAATCGCTTAGGTTCCTCACCAGGCGTACACAATAGTACGTCGGATTGGAGGTTTGCACAGCAGCCAAGGTGATCTGTTTGCTTGCGTCGACAACGCGGTCACTGTACCGCGTGTCGACGTAAGCGACCGGCACAGCATCCGAAGGCTATGCCTTCGAAGAGCTGGCCGTCTGCTTAAACGAAGTATACGTGGGATTTGAAGTGGAAGTGGGGGTGCCAAGATGAATGTCATGATTATAGGCGGCGGCGGGCGCGAGCACGCCATCGCGGAGCGTCTAGCGCGGAGCCCGCGCATCGGGAAGCTCTGCGCGCTGCCGGGCAACGGGGGCATTGCGGCGCTGGCCGAGTGCGTGCCGATACCCGCGACGGACCTCGACGCGCTGGTTGCCTTCGCGCGGGAGCGCTCCATCGACTTCGCCGTGGTGGCCCCCGACGACCCGCTGGTGATGGGGCTGGTCGATCGCCTGGAGGCCGCGGGGGTACGCTGTTTCGGCCCGAACGCGCGGGCCGCGGCGATCGAGGGCAGCAAGGTCTACGCCAAGGACTTGATGCGGCGGTACGGGATCCCGACGGCCCGCAGCCGGGTCTTCGACGACGCGGACCGGGCGCTCGAGTACGCGGCGGCGGCGGGCCCGGTGGTGGTGAAGGCAGACGGCCTCGCGCGGGGCAAGG
This window of the uncultured Fretibacterium sp. genome carries:
- the purN gene encoding phosphoribosylglycinamide formyltransferase, whose amino-acid sequence is MLSARIAVLVSGGGTNLQALLDARAEGRLRSGSIVLVLSSRGDARALGRARAHGVRAEAVERRAFPDAASFERRLLELLDEERIDVVVLAGFLQILSGAFVARYAGRIVNVHPSLIPSFCGRGLYGLKVHKAALDAGVRITGATVHLVDETPDGGPILMQKAVEVLPDDTPETLQRRVMEQAEWRLLPEAVERLCRDLGAPPQTSPREQAPLEPLLSFPRGGNAPPREGSMGVQGDTFPCQGVWGTESPNPGSLTVLLGGNRYPGRGIILGCAPDGRAVLAYFIMGRSAASRGRVLERSGDDLVIRLLSPERVADPSLILYAPIRVCGEHVVVTNGDQTETVCEALRNGSTFESALRTRSYEPDAPHFTPRISGLLTFAPSAPSKGGPGFGYRLSILKAGGAGECLRQFFEYEAVPAAGRLIHTYAGDGDPLPSFGGEPRAVPIPADIEAFSRGLWDALDAENRVALCVRYLTANGRGCEERLFDRHGKEERL
- a CDS encoding phosphoribosylaminoimidazolecarboxamide formyltransferase — encoded protein: MKELQLKYGCNPNQVPARLFVEEGELPFEVLNGRPGYINFLDALNGWQLVRELRKTLAMPAAASFKHVSPAGAALGIPLDEAEKRLFLTDLPGLDESPLACAYVRARGTDRMSSFGDWIALSDPCDAVTASVIRREVSDGVVAPGYSDEALAILREKRNGNYAVVRMDPGWEPPLLERRDVFGVTFEQRRNDAVVDPAVFDRPVARLRDIPEAARRDLTLALLVLKYTQSNSVCTARGGQTLGVGAGQQSRVHCTRLAGDKTDVRLLRAHPKVLDLPFRADLARPDRDNAINVYLSPAPEDVLAEGYWQRCFDRRPDPLTPEERRAWLSGMSGVSLASDAFFPFPDNVERARRSGVSYIAQPGGSIRDDAVIEACDRYGIAMVMTGQRLFHH